A genomic window from Hypomesus transpacificus isolate Combined female chromosome 15, fHypTra1, whole genome shotgun sequence includes:
- the LOC124478325 gene encoding collagenase 3-like yields MGEIISSLYRLQMRGTLTTILFLACFSLCQAAPTTTPNVTEETLAEEYLSKYYTDVGVNNLTIRNVAQTSFNQTLEAMQAFFGLEVTGRLDQKTLELMKEPRCGVSDISRYGHFPGRPKWEKRTITYRITEYTRDVSRNQVDLTIAQAFKLYSDVIPLDFKQIESGTADIMILFKGGYHGDFYPFDGPSGVLAHANSPGQGQGGDTHFDDDEYWTLTQNGVNLLLVAAHEFGHALGLDHSRDRKALMFPTYQYVNTNGYKLPDDDKRGVQALYGTRTPDPKPKPKPEPPVPEPEEPTEPDPNPGPGPNPKDQQCDRDLVFDAATSMWGDLYFFKNGYYWRKSTQISGIALTKVATKWSQINYVDAAYEVKHRDVVYLFEGNKYWGIKAYAKTMIPGYPKPISTLGFPSSVNKIDSSVYVLSTQKTLFFVNNQYWSYNEVRREMDSGYPRLITQDFPGIGSKVDAAFENYGYLYFSDGPRQSEYSFPRRTVIRVLLNYGWLNCY; encoded by the exons ATGGGGGAAATAATCTCCAGTCTCTACAGGCTCCAAATGAGGGGTACACTGACAACGATCCTGTTTCTAGcctgtttttctctgtgtcaAGCAGCTCCCACCACAACCCCAAATGTGACAGAAGAGACACTTGCTGAG GAATATCTATCCAAGTATTACACTGATGTCGGGGTCAATAATTTGACCATTCGGAATGTAGCCCAGACCTCGTTCAACCAGACCTTGGAGGCCATGCAGGCATTCTTTGGTCTGGAAGTGACTGGCAGACTGGATCAGAAAACCCTCGAGTTGATGAAGGAGCCAAGGTGTGGTGTGTCAGACATCAGCAGATATGGACACTTCCCTGGGAGACCCAAATGGGAGAAGAGAACTATTACTTACAG AATCACTGAATACACACGAGACGTGAGCCGGAATCAAGTTGACTTAACTATAGCTCAGGCCTTCAAGCTGTATAGTGACGTAATTCCACTGGATTTCAAACAGATTGAATCTGGCACTGCCGACATCATGATACTCTTCAAAGGCGGAT ATCATGGGGACTTTTATCCTTTTGATGGACCCAGTGGAGTTTTGGCCCATGCCAACTCACCTGGACAGGGCCAAGGTGGAGACACACATTTTGACGATGATGAATATTGGACTCTGACTCAGAACG GGGTGAATCTATTGCTGGTTGCAGCCCATGAGTTTGGCCATGCCCTGGGACTGGATCACTCCAGAGACAGGAAGGCTTTAATGTTCCCCACCTATCAGTACGTCAACACAAACGGATACAAGCTTCCCGATGATGATAAGCGTGGGGTGCAGGCCCTGTATG GAACCCGTACACCTGATCCTAAGCCAAAACCCAAACCAGAGCCTCCGGTTCCTGAACCAGAAGAGCCAACTGAACCAGACCCCAATCCTGGCCCCGGGCCCAACCCAAAAGACCAACAGTGCGACCGGGATCTTGTGTTTGATGCAGCCACTTCCATGTGGGGAGACCTTTACTTCTTCAAAAATGG GTACTACTGGAGGAAGAGTACACAAATCAGTGGAATTGCTCTCACTAAAGTGGCCACCAAATGGTCACAAATTAACTATGTTGATGCTGCCTATGAGGTCAAACATCGGGATGTGGTATACCTTTTTGAAG GTAATAAGTACTGGGGTATAAAGGCCTATGCAAAGACAATGATCCCGGGCTATCCAAAACCCATTTCCACACTTGGATTCCCATCATCTGTCAATAAGATAGATTCATCAGTGTATGTTCTCTCAACACAAAAGACCCTCTTCTTTGTGAACAACCAATACTGGAG CTACAATGAGGTCAGACGTGAAATGGATTCTGGATACCCTAGATTAATAACTCAGGATTTCCCAGGCATTGGCTCAAAAGTGGATGCTGCCTTTGAGAACTATG GGTATCTTTATTTCTCTGATGGGCCCAGGCAGAGTGAGTACTCTTTTCCCAGAAGGACAGTGATACGCGTCCTCCTAAACTATGGCTGGCTGAACTGCTATTAA
- the mmp20b gene encoding matrix metalloproteinase-20 produces MHLQSTWSCVLLLFLSGKGSPAPTFIPEEERVAALQPQNDLKHATEYLRQYYNLKKEPFGRGKRSWPSFTSKVKDMQSFFSLNTTGVLDPETVEVMKTPRCGVPDVDDYTHNHGTRWNKNVITYNIGRYTSDLPHSTVDSLIESALSVWSRASTLTFVRSPTRNADIMVEFSTYEHGDLYPFDGPKGTLAHAYGPGDGTGGDTHFDDDETWTVGPNGFNLYLVAAHEFGHALGLKHSKNPDSLMYPTYRPRSLHNPLSWEDMTNINSLYGKQNPMEQLLYRYLRTGWSLPSNPWLVGTPFPSTTQKCAPGLSFDAVSTVGDSTFFFSDRYLWIKHNQQYDIKEGSINNFMPKIETKIDAAFWVPRRSTAYLFHESMYWVVKGSLVKGKPKPISNFGLPPWVQEVDAAVHIVKTGRTFFFSHDIYWSYNENRRVMDIGYPQYISDDFPGVDGNINAAVHKDGFIFFFIGPQVYKYDYTLKEVVGVEKANTWLGC; encoded by the exons ATGCATCTTCAGTCCACTTGGTCCTGTGTTTTGTTATTATTTCTGTCTGGTAAAGGCTCGCCAGCGCCTACATTTATTCccgaggaagagagagttgCTGCACTACAACCCCAGAATGACCTGAAACATGCCACA GAGTACCTCAGACAATATTACAATCTCAAGAAAGAACCTTTTGGTCGAGGAAAGAGGAGCTGGCCCTCGTTCACCTCCAAGGTGAAGGACATGCAAAGTTTCTTCAGCCTCAATACCACAGGTGTTTTGGACCCTGAGACTGTGGAGGTCATGAAGACCCCTCGCTGTGGAGTCCCTGATGTGGATGATTACACCCACAACCATGGAACCCGGTGGAACAAGAACGTTATTACGTACAA CATTGGCAGGTACACCAGTGATCTGCCCCACAGCACGGTGGATTCTCTGATTGAGTCAGCACTCAGTGTCTGGAGCAGAGCCAGCACTCTAACCTTTGTAAGATCACCAACCCGGAATGCTGATATCATGGTGGAGTTTTCCACTTACG AGCATGGTGACCTGTATCCTTTTGATGGACCGAAGGGTACTTTGGCACATGCATACGGTCCTGGAGACGGCACTGGAGGGGACACCCACTTTGATGATGATGAGACCTGGACAGTTGGACCGAATG GATTTAACCTTTATCTGGTGGCAGCACATGAGTTTGGCCATGCTTTGGGGTTAAAACATTCAAAAAATCCAGACTCGCTGATGTACCCTACATACAGACCCCGGAGTTTACATAACCCACTCTCCTGGGAGGACATGACAAACATCAACTCTCTTTACGGTAAGCAGAACCCCATGGAACAACTGCTGTATCGTTACCTGAGGACAGGGTGGAGTCTTCCCTCCAACCCTTGGCTTGTGGGCACCCCTTTCCCCTCCACCACACAGAAGTGTGCCCCCGGTCTGTCCTTTGATGCTGTTTCAACCGTGGGGGACTCCACCTTCTTTTTCAGCGACAG GTATCTTTGGATCAAACATAACCAGCAATATGACATCAAAGAAGGCTCTATCAACAACTTCATGCCAAAGATTGAGACCAAAATTGATGCTGCCTTCTGGGTCCCTAGACGATCTACTGCTTACCTGTTTCATG aatCCATGTACTGGGTAGTTAAGGGGTCCCTTGTGAAAGGCAAGCCAAAACCCATTAGTAACTTTGGGTTACCACCATGGGTGCAGGAGGTAGACGCAGCAGTTCACATCGTCAAAACAGGCCGCACCTTCTTTTTCAGTCATGACATTTACTGGAG TTACAATGAAAATCGCAGGGTAATGGATATTGGTTACCCACAATACATCAGTGATGATTTCCCAGGAGTTGATGGAAATATAAATGCAGCTGTCCATAAGGATG GTTTCATATTCTTTTTCATTGGACCTCAAGTGTATAAGTACGATTACACCTTGAAGGAAGTCGTTGGAGTTGAAAAAGCAAATACCTGGCTTGGGTGCTGA
- the mmp20a gene encoding matrix metalloproteinase-20, with protein MELLWCWIFTGSLMFVDIIWTLPISEEQWLRPEDVQLAEGYLRRFYQLRTSSSSRHQSRNRRDTSAMVDKIKEMQGFFGLEQTGTLDPQTLAVMRRDRCGVPDVENFSVYPKRTKWRNKTITYRIEKYTPDLTREEVDRSFHLALKLWSDAAPLNFVKVNNGKANIVLTFASRTHGDFFPFDGPKGVLAHAFEPGQGMGGDVHFDEDETWTTGQEKPGYNLFTVAAHELGHSLGLSHSKNPSALMYPNYKYYDSAKYTLPRDDVMGIQALYGKPIRKQETVTIPRKCDPNFSVDAVAVIGNEIVFFKDRYMWIRTTWSTYWNQLREGFSSTYLPGINSAINAAYDIPAKGVAYIFTGPKYWVVQQLKMKSHFGSIYEYGFPSTVKHIDAAVHVSGYRKTFFFVGQVYYRYDENKRKMDPGFPRSFPLDLLSIVRKIDAAFELEGHIYLFSGTKAYLYDYRQDRVLKRIPANAWLGC; from the exons ATGGAGTTGCTATGGTGTTGGATATTTACAGGATCTCTAATGTTTGTGGATATCATTTGGACTTTACCCATCTCTGAGGAACAATGGTTGAGACCTGAAGATGTTCAGCTGGCTGAG GGGTACCTGAGGAGATTCTATCAGCTGAGAACATCCAGTAGTAGCCGACATCAAAGTCGCAATAGAAGGGATACCTCCGCCATGGTGGACAAGATCAAAGAGATGCAGGGCTTCTTTGGTCTGGAGCAGACTGGTACTCTAGACCCCCAGACCCTGGCTGTGATGAGAAGGGACAGGTGTGGAGTTCCAGATGTAGAGAACTTCAGTGTTTATCCTAAAAGAACCAAGTGGAGGAACAAAACAATCACATACAG GATTGAGAAGTACACCCCTGATCTTACAAGAGAGGAAGTTGATAGATCCTTCCACTTGGCTCTAAAACTCTGGAGTGATGCAGCCCCGCTGAACTTTGTCAAAGTGAACAATGGAAAAGCAAACATCGTCCTCACGTTCGCATCAAGAA CTCATGGAGATTTTTTCCCTTTTGACGGCCCCAAGGGGGTGCTAGCCCATGCCTTTGAGCCAGGGCAAGGTATGGGGGGAGATGTGCACTTTGACGAAGATGAAACTTGGACAACGGGCCAAGAAAAGCCGG GTTATAACCTATTCACTGTTGCTGCCCACGAGTTAGGCCATTCCCTGGGACTCTCCCATTCTAAAAACCCCTCAGCACTTATGTACCCAAACTACAAGTATTATGACAGTGCAAAGTACACACTGCCAAGAGATGACGTGATGGGTATCCAGGCATTGTATG GCAAGCCTATCAGAAAACAGGAAACAGTTACCATCCCTAGAAAGTGTGACCCCAACTTCTCAGTTGATGCTGTGGCGGTGATCGGGAATGAGATTGTATTCTTCAAAGACAG ATATATGTGGATCAGGACAACATGGTCAACGTACTGGAACCAGCTGAGGGAAGGATTTAGTAGCACATACCTTCCTGGCATCAACTCTGCTATAAATGCGGCCTATGACATCCCAGCCAAGGGAGTGGCGTACATCTTCACTG GTCCAAAGTACTGGGTGGTTCAACAGCTAAAGATGAAAAGTCATTTTGGCTCAATCTATGAGTATGGATTTCCATCCACAGTGAAGCACATTGATGCTGCTGTTCATGTCAGTGGCTATCGGAAAACATTCTTCTTTGTTGGACAGGTTTATTATAG GTATGATGAAAACAAAAGGAAGATGGACCCAGGGTTTCCAAGAAGTTTCCCTTTGGACTTGCTTAGCATTGTGAGGAAGATTGATGCAGCGTTTGAATTAGAAG GTCATATCTACCTCTTTAGCGGGACAAAGGCATACCTCTACGACTACAGACAAGACAGGGTGCTCAAGAGGATTCCTGCAAATGCATGGCTTGGTTGTTAA